The following proteins are co-located in the Leptospira weilii genome:
- the tnpA gene encoding IS66 family insertion sequence element accessory protein TnpA: protein MKKTNIDWPKEIEDFSQSGLSRSEYCKVKWIKNTTFRYHWERRFKNQGKECLPIPIK from the coding sequence ATGAAAAAAACGAACATAGACTGGCCAAAAGAGATTGAAGACTTTTCCCAAAGTGGACTTTCCCGGTCTGAATATTGTAAAGTAAAATGGATCAAAAATACAACGTTTCGCTACCATTGGGAAAGGCGATTTAAGAATCAGGGCAAAGAGTGTTTACCGATCCCTATAAAATAG
- a CDS encoding sensor domain-containing diguanylate cyclase: MMTNSPKEQETQMTIKDSKPELVKLYSSIGKIITSSLEQQEVLDAVMEEVRLFFSPENWSLMRYDENSGELFFLIAEGLELNRIKNIRLKSGEGIAGSVVQTKFPIFVENVKNDPRFSKRVDEKTGFETKTIIAVPMIFRGQVYGVIELVNRFDGSSFTPEDLVILQTIADFTAISLAHSNQFEETKVLAFRDALTGVFNRNKLNHLKNEWSDRRVEDHLALVALLDLNDFKIINDTYGHKVGDQVLCHFANVLRYVIRGTDKIFRIGGDEFLILFQNENKEKIIQTQNRFQEAMSILLRKCKENNPPFHFTWGMSVGSLQKLDELIHEADLSMYSSKD; encoded by the coding sequence ATGATGACCAATTCGCCGAAAGAGCAAGAAACGCAAATGACTATAAAAGACTCGAAGCCAGAACTGGTAAAGTTATATTCTTCCATTGGGAAAATCATTACCTCTTCCCTGGAACAGCAAGAAGTTTTAGATGCCGTCATGGAAGAAGTCCGTTTGTTTTTCAGTCCTGAAAACTGGAGTCTTATGCGATACGATGAGAATTCCGGGGAATTATTCTTCCTAATCGCAGAGGGTCTTGAACTCAATCGTATCAAGAACATTCGGCTGAAATCCGGAGAAGGAATTGCCGGTTCGGTTGTTCAAACGAAGTTTCCGATTTTCGTGGAGAATGTGAAAAATGACCCGAGATTTTCCAAGAGAGTCGACGAAAAAACCGGGTTTGAAACAAAAACGATCATTGCCGTTCCTATGATTTTCAGAGGACAAGTTTATGGAGTCATCGAGTTAGTAAATCGATTTGATGGTTCCTCTTTTACTCCGGAAGATTTGGTCATTCTTCAAACAATTGCGGACTTTACGGCGATTTCCTTGGCACATTCCAATCAATTCGAAGAAACGAAGGTTCTCGCGTTTCGAGATGCCTTAACGGGAGTGTTTAATCGTAATAAGTTGAATCATCTTAAGAATGAATGGTCCGATAGAAGAGTGGAAGATCATCTTGCGTTAGTTGCTCTTCTTGATTTGAATGATTTTAAAATAATCAACGACACTTATGGTCATAAGGTGGGAGATCAAGTCCTTTGCCATTTTGCAAATGTTCTACGTTATGTTATTCGAGGAACGGATAAAATTTTTAGAATCGGAGGGGATGAATTTTTGATTCTTTTTCAAAATGAGAATAAGGAAAAGATCATTCAAACCCAGAATAGATTTCAGGAAGCGATGTCAATTCTTTTGAGAAAATGTAAAGAGAATAACCCTCCTTTTCATTTTACTTGGGGTATGTCTGTGGGCTCTCTTCAGAAATTGGATGAATTGATTCACGAAGCGGATCTTTCAATGTATTCTTCTAAAGATTGA